The Alosa alosa isolate M-15738 ecotype Scorff River chromosome 9, AALO_Geno_1.1, whole genome shotgun sequence genome includes a region encoding these proteins:
- the kifap3a gene encoding kinesin-associated protein 3a: MQADDARYLKRKVKGGSLDVHPTEKALVVQYEVEATILGEMGDPVLGDRKECQKIIRLKSLNANTDTASLARKVVEECRLIHPSRVNEVEHLLKYLQTRKKTGSLDKREKTPIKPRDLAPFEGMELDEEANINSIDDYVELLYEDIPEKIRGATLILHLARNPDNLEELLQNETALGALARVLREDWKQSVDLATTIIYVFFCFSSFSQFHGLITHYKIGALCMNIVEHELKRYDLWQDELQKKQKACVDDPDNVKKEYEKAFKKYQGLLVKQEQLLRVALYLLLNLSEDTRTELKMRNKNIVQLLVKTLERDSQDLLLLVVSFLKKLSIFLENKNDMAEMDTVERLARLVPCDHEDLLNVTLRLLLNLSFDTGLRSRMVQVGLLPKLTALLGDEAQRQLAMCILYHISVDDRFKSMFAYTDCIPQVMKMVFDCGEERIGAELISFCINLAANKRNAQIICEGNGLKMLMKRALKLKDTLLMKMVRNISQHDGPTKNLFIDYVGDLAAQIGPEEDEEFVIECLGTLANLTIPDLDWELVLKEYNLVPYLTERLKPGSAEDDLILEVVIMIGTVSMDDSCAAMLAKSGIIPALIELLNAQQEDDEFVCQIVYVFYQMVFHQATRDVIIKETQAPAYLIDLMHDKNAEIRKVCDNTLDIIAEYDEEWGKKIQTEKFRWHNSQWLEMVENRQMDEAEPFMYGDDGEPFLHNGDILERPDLFYSADGIIPTDGTISPEFYTDFQNGDMVGSSVSEGFVQSAGTPVRPTTAYGFRPDEQFYYGYGASR; this comes from the exons ATGCAAGCGGACGACGCGAGATATTTGAAAAG AAAAGTGAAGGGCGGTAGCTTGGATGTCCACCCTACAGAGAAAGCCCTCGTCGTCCAATATGAGGTGGAAGCCACAATTTTGGGAGAGATGGGGGACCCAGTGCTTGGGGATCGCAAGGAGTGTCAAAAAAT TATCCGCCTCAAAAGCCTGAATGCCAACACGGACACGGCATCTCTGGCCAGGAAAGTGGTGGAGGAGTGCAgactcatccatccatccagggTTAATGAGGTGGAGCACCTGCTGAAGTACCTCCAGACTCGCAAGAAGACCGGAAGTCTTG ACAAGCGGGAAAAAACACCCATCAAGCCAAGGGACCTGGCCCCTTTCGAAGGCATGGAG ctGGATGAGGAGGCCAACATTAACAGCATAGATGACTATGTGGAGCTGCTGTATGAAGACATTCCAGAGAAGATCCGCGGGGCCACTCTCATCCTGCACCTTGCCCGTAACCCTGACAACCTTGAGGAGCTGCTGCAGAACG agacgGCCCTGGGAGCTCTCGCTAGAGTGCTCAGGGAGGACTGGAAGCAAAGCGTTGACCTGGCAACCACCATCATCTATGTTTTCTTCTGTTTTTCTAG TTTCTCCCAGTTCCACGGCCTCATAACGCACTACAAGATCGGCGCCCTGTGCATGAACATCGTGGAGCACGAACTCAAGCGCTACGATCTGTGGCAAGATGAACTGCAGAAGAAGCAGAAGGCTT GTGTGGATGATCCAGAT AATGTGAAGAAGGAGTATGAGAAGGCCTTCAAGAAGTACCAGGGGCTGCTTGTCAAGCAGGAACAGCTGCTGCGAG tggcctTGTACCTGCTGCTGAACCTGTCCGAGGACACGCGCACGGAGCTGAAGATGCGCAACAAGAACATCGTCCAGCTGCTGGTCAAGACTCTGGAGCGGGACAGCCAAGACCTACTGTTGCTCGTGGTCTCCTTCCTCAAGAAGCTCAGCATCTTCCTGGAGAACAAGAATGACATG GCTGAGATGGACACGGTGGAGCGGCTGGCCAGGCTGGTGCCGTGCGATCACGAGGACCTGCTGAATGTCACGCTGCGCCTGCTGCTCAACCTCTCCTTCGACACAGGCCTGCGCAGCCGCATGGTGCAGGTGGGCCTGCTGCCCAAACTCACCGCCCTGctgg gaGACGAAGCTCAGAGGCAGCTCGCTATGTGTATTTTGTACCACATCAGTGTGGATGACCGCTTCAAGTCCATGTTCGCCTATACTGATTGCATTCCACAG gtgatgaaAATGGTGTTTGACTGTGGAGAAGAGCGCATTGGGGCGGAGCTCATCTCTTTCTGTATCAACCTGGCTGCCAACAAGAGAAATGCCCAGATTATCTGTGaag gaaATGGTCTGAAAATGCTGATGAAGCGTGCTCTGAAGCTGAAGGACACACTGCTGATGAAGATGGTCCGAAACATCTCCCAGCACGACGGCCCCACCAAAAACCTCTTCATT GACTATGTGGGGGATCTGGCCGCTCAGATTGGCcctgaggaggatgaggagttTGTGATCGAGTGCCTGGGCACGCTGGCCAACCTCACCATCCCCGACCTGGACTGGGAGCTGGTGCTCAAGGAGTACAACCTGGTGCCCTACCTCACTGAACGCCTAAagcctg GCTCCGCCGAGGACGACTTGATCCTGGAGGTGGTGATCATGATCGGCACCGTCTCCATGGACGACTCCTGTGCCGCCATGCTGGCCAAGTCTGGCATCATCCCCGCCCTCATCGAGCTACTCAACG CCCAACAGGAGGACGATGAGTTTGTTTGTCAGATCGTGTACGTGTTCTACCAGATGGTGTTCCACCAGGCCACCAGAGACGTCATCATCAAGGAGACCC AGGCCCCAGCGTACCTCATCGACCTCATGCACGACAAGAACGCTGAGATTCGCAAAGTGTGTGACAACACGCTGGACATCATCGCT GAGTATGATGAAGAATGGGGCAAGAAGATCCAGACGGAGAAGTTCCGCTGGCACAACTCACAGTGGCTGGAGATGGTGGAGAACCGGCAGATGGACGAGGCGGAACCCTTCATGTATGGAGACGACGGAGAACCCTTCCTGCACAATGGAGACATCCTGGAGCGCCCGGACCTCTTCTACAGTGCAG ATGGCATCATCCCCACAGATGGAACCATCAGCCCAGAGTTCTACACAGACTTCCAGAACGGAGACATGGTGGGGAG CTCTGTGTCAGAGGGGTTTGTCCAATCAGCTGGGACTCCGGTCCGACCCACCACAGCCTACGGCTTCCGCCCAGATGAGCAGTTCTACTACGGCTACGGAGCGTCacgatga
- the niban1a gene encoding protein Niban 1a (The sequence of the model RefSeq protein was modified relative to this genomic sequence to represent the inferred CDS: added 222 bases not found in genome assembly), with product MGISGSSLLDENKSNFIKGRAQQELDAFSVLYKQQYSVEYCNKIRDEMNQQEEQRTQLLKQREPLKDGEILYEEHVLYFDDTRKWRERYVVVRANYSLECHESYETFVKGVPARHKLLPTGGVVLTTEEKYMALVDQCFPDANHEKEDFAPPVIGMPGQFPVYLRLPYRRDSYFCFKQEARQTGFLAILNDCIRHQNQDFLKKGTVEVKAFLRALKQHRQHKGQYESWDMLIGSDARVLSNLLMEDLYPSLEKEMLPKLKAKKAKKRVWFATVEAAYLLIQGHLLEGLTTLKEACKTSASQQEVLLRSDMDQITSSKAFLQNKLTAMVTAPAERHCSEHVQPFLVSVLEELMEPVSSGFDEARLLGANTMEELCQAFQEGAEKDELKTALAGMSKANLQTCYQRVSSLQDQLKELQQRFNYTNVIGLVHSTQIDLQQLMENMSYTFELLLLKALDDNPENWALAMERAKNRVLKQYDYDSSTVRKRIFHQALMDITLPSMRRNLAPTVTHELPKFEQYIFADHAPFITVENVYEGILLQVLETEVSKVVKEAVSMKRYNLISELSREHFSQSSIYSLRSTPPGSTPGSPARVGSLLSRQPQPTSPLLGNGSEGSPCTSAPCSPVSEEEDESSPETKPDAAAASEQAEVGETLAPARVNPPAREGESPGTAGAGAAAAAAEQATSPVVESVNAMTKEPVAESVTPEHDAPVTTETAAVEIASAITEETVAATVVADVISSVSKEMAEVPPSAVTTETTADEGQAAVESSDTANTIATQTSFDIPALPATVSAPVTEAHVPDKLPEEAAVAAEPPSQVEVPEGSPTPVSPAPAEACVDPPAAAPENADTAEDSKADAEESPPSVTRETVALEMSVDATGENAVPESDPSLTSDPAVEVITASEPLPGDAEVELSVDAKPVAVKLGVEECIVVECIDDRSPVGVETLVDEVTVKPDDATEVTEIELVVDDGEAAADPSDTDEPQPEAGETQVEESVDAESAAPSAADRASAEVEERADVEAAPAGAADSRSAEVEECVDPKESGTEGTAPDRGTDQRTAPEEPAEPAGPEARDEAPSAGETANVMDSVKEIRDLIVEVIEVEEPVRHYSQSPSE from the exons GTCGAGCCCAGCAGGAGCTTGATGCCTTCAGCGTGCTCTATAAGCAGCAGTACTCAGTGGAGTACTGCAACAAGATACGGGACGAGATGAACcagcaggaggagcagcggaCACAGCTGCTCAAACAAAGG GAGCCTCTGAAGGACGGGGAGATACTGTATGAGGAGCATGTGCTCTACTTCGATGACACCAGGAAGTGGCGTGAACGCTATGTGGTGGTGCGGGCCAATTACAGCCTCGAGTGCCATGAGAGCTACGAG ACTTTCGTCAAGGGCGTGCCAGCTCGGCACAAGCTGCTGCCCACGGGGGGCGTGGTGCTGACCACGGAGGAGAAGTACATGGCGCTGGTGGACCAGTGCTTCCCCGACGCCAACC atgagaaGGAAGACTTTGCTCCACCGGTGATCGGTATGCCGGGACAGTTCCCTGTGTACCTGCGTCTGCCCTACAGGAGAGACTCCTACTTCTGCTTCAAACAGGAGGCCAGGCAAACGGGCTTCCTCGCCATCCTCAACGACTGCATACGCCACCAGAACCAgg ACTTCCTGAAGAAGGGCACGGTGGAGGTGAAGGCCTTCCTGAGAGCGCTGAAGCAGCACAGGCAGCACAAGGGCCAGTACGAGTCCTGGGACATGCTGATCGGCAGCGACGCACGG gtTCTGTCCAACTTATTGATGGAGGACTTATATCCATCTCTGGAGAAAGAGATGCTGCCCAAGCTGAAGGCTAAGAAGGCTAAGAAGAGGGTGTGGTTTGCT ACGGTGGAAGCTGCCTATTTGCTGATTCAGGGGCATCTCCTGGAGGGCCTGACCACTCTGAAGGAGGCGTGCAAGACCAGTGCCAGCCAACAGGAGGTGCTGCTGCGCTCAGACATGGACCAGATCACCAGCTCTAAAGCATTCCTGCAGAACAAactcacag CCATGGTGACGGCTCCAGCGGAGCGGCACTGCTCTGAGCACGTGCAGCCGTTCCTGGTGTCCGTGCTGGAGGAGCTGATGGAGCCGGTCAGCTCGGGCTTCGACGAGGCGCGGCTACTAGGGGCCAACACCATGGAGGAGCTGTGCCAGGCCTTCCAGGAGGGCGCCGAGAAGGACGAACTCAAGACG GCGCTGGCCGGGATGAGCAAGGCCAATCTGCAGACGTGCTACCAGAGGGTGAGCAGCCTGCAGGACCAGCTGAAGGAGCTGCAGCAGAGATTCAACTACACCAACGTCATAGGCCTCGTCCACAGTACACAGATCGACCTGCAG GAGCTGCCAAAGTTTGAGCAGTACATCTTTGCTGATCATGCTCCATTCATCACCGTTGAGAATGTCTACGAGGGCATACTGCTGCAGGTCCTGGAGACAGAGGTCTCTAAAG TGGTGAAAGAGGCTGTCAGTATGAAGCGGTACAACCTGATCTCCGAGCTGAGCAGGGAGCACTTCAGCCAGTCCAGTATCTACTCCCTGCGCTCCACCCCTCCCGGCTCCACGCCGGGCAGCCCTGCCAGGGTGGGCAGCCTCCTGAGCCGCCAGCCCCAGCCCACCTCACCGCTCCTGGGCAATGGCAGCGAGGGAAGCCCCTGCACCAGCGCGCCCTGCAGCCCCGTCtccgaggaggaggatgagagcaGCCCGGAAACCAAGCCAGATGCAGCAGCAGCGTCTGAGCAGGCAGAGGTGGGGGAGACGCTAGCGCCCGCTCGGGTGAATCCTCCGGCCAGGGAAGGCGAGAGTCCCGGTACGGCCGGTGCCGGTGCCGCCGCGGCAGCAGCTGAGCAAGCCACCAGTCCCGTTGTCGAGTCTGTTAACGCAATGACAAAGGAACCTGTGGCAGAGAGTGTGACACCGGAACACGATGCCCCTGTAACCACGGAGACCGCTGCCGTGGAAATAGCTAGTGCTATAACAGAGGAAACGGTGGCAGCCACCGTCGTGGCTGATGTCATATCTTCGGTCTCCAAGGAGATGGCTGAAGTTCCGCCGAGTGCCGTTACCACAGAAACGACGGCCGACGAAGGCCAGGCTGCTGTAGAGAGTTCAGACACGGCTAACACAATCGCTACACAAACATCATTCGACATTCCCGCGCTGCCTGCAACTGTGAGCGCCCCAGTGACTGAAGCGCATGTACCAGACAAGCTGCCCGAGGAGGCTGCAGTTGCCGCAGAGCCCCCCAGTCAGGTGGAGGTCCCTGAGGGTAGCCCCACACCCGTCTCCCCTGCTCCGGCTGAGGCCTGTGTGGATCCCCCTGCGGCTGCGCCCGAAAACGCTGACACTGCTGAGGACAGCAAGGCAGATGCTGAGGAGAGCCCTCCATCTGTCACTCGGGAGACTGTTGCCCTGGAGATGAGCGTAGATGCCACAGGGGAGAACGCTGTGCCTGAAAGTGACCCTTCCTTGACCTCCGACCCTGCTGTGGAGGTCATCACTGCCAGTGAGCCTTTGCCAGGTGACGCTGAGGTGGAGCTGAGCGTGGATGCCAAGCCTGTGGCAGTGAAATTGGGCGTAGAAGAGTGCATAGTGGTGGAATGTATTGACGACCGTTCACCAGTAGGGGTGGAGACGTTGGTGGATGAGGTGACCGTCAAACCCGACGACGCCACCGAGGTCACGGAAATAGAGCTGGTCGTGGATGACGGGGAAGCCGCCGCTGACCCGAGCGACACGGACGAGCCTCAGCCGGAGGCGGGCGAGACGCAGGTGGAGGAGTCTGTAGACGCCGAGTCCGCAGCGCCCAGTGCTGCCGATCGCGCGTCAGCCGAGGTGGAAGAGCGCGCAGATGTCGAGGCTGCCCCGGCCGGCGCCGCTGACTCCAGATCAGCTGAGGTGGAGGAATGCGTAGACCCCAAGGAGAGCGGCACAGAGGGGACCGCGCCTGACCGCGGCACAGATCAACGCACGGCACCGGAGGAACCGGCGGAACCAGCTGGTCCTGAGGCCAGGGACGAGGCGCCTTCAGCTGGGGAGACCGCCAATGTCATGGACAGCGTGAAGGAGATCCGTGACCTGATCGTGGAGGTCATCGAGGTGGAGGAACCTGTGCGGCATTACTCACAAAGCCCCAGTGAATGA